In a single window of the Hyalangium gracile genome:
- a CDS encoding polyprenyl synthetase family protein → MAHPFTLVTAPVASPLPPSSPEQAWLHTVQHQVEAALEELFVLPDEASLDARWARAMERTRAYALRPAKRVRPALVLAGHSLARGSLTVPSGLWRFAAGLELLHTFLLIHDDVADQAELRRGGAALHRLLAPGRAGEDLAVVVGDHLFARSLEAMLGSGLRGASEASRYYLAVCRHTAAGQYLDLELSRAPLSEVTLFQTLRVAHLKTARYGFCAPLVCGAMLAGADAELCETLERVGRHVGLAYQLRDDLIGLFGDERLSGKSADGDFVQGKRTFPVLAAYTRAPAEAREELERLWALPPEAKDAEALARARALVEEHGGRAACERLVERASRAGRRALQALPDRGGVRELLDTLITRLARRAA, encoded by the coding sequence ATGGCACACCCCTTCACCCTGGTGACGGCTCCCGTGGCCTCTCCGCTGCCTCCGTCTTCGCCCGAGCAGGCGTGGCTGCACACCGTGCAGCACCAGGTGGAGGCCGCCCTGGAGGAGCTCTTCGTCCTGCCGGACGAGGCCTCGCTGGATGCCCGCTGGGCCCGGGCCATGGAGCGCACCCGCGCCTACGCTCTGAGGCCGGCAAAGCGGGTGCGGCCCGCCCTGGTGCTGGCGGGCCACAGCCTGGCGCGTGGCTCGCTGACGGTGCCCTCGGGGCTGTGGCGCTTCGCGGCGGGGCTGGAGCTGCTGCACACCTTCCTCCTCATTCATGACGATGTGGCGGATCAGGCGGAGCTGCGCCGGGGAGGCGCGGCGCTCCATCGCCTGCTCGCTCCCGGGAGGGCGGGTGAGGACCTGGCCGTGGTGGTGGGCGACCACCTGTTCGCCCGCTCGCTCGAGGCGATGCTCGGCTCGGGGCTGCGGGGGGCCTCGGAGGCCTCGCGCTACTACCTGGCCGTCTGCCGTCACACGGCGGCCGGGCAGTACCTGGACCTGGAGCTGTCTCGCGCGCCGCTCTCCGAGGTGACTCTCTTCCAGACGCTGCGGGTGGCCCACCTGAAGACGGCCCGCTACGGCTTCTGCGCGCCGCTGGTCTGCGGGGCCATGCTGGCGGGCGCCGACGCGGAGCTGTGCGAGACGCTGGAGCGCGTGGGCCGCCACGTGGGGCTGGCCTACCAGCTGAGGGATGATCTGATCGGCCTGTTCGGCGACGAGCGCCTGTCGGGCAAGTCCGCGGACGGGGACTTCGTGCAGGGCAAGCGCACCTTCCCCGTGCTGGCCGCGTACACGCGCGCCCCGGCCGAGGCCCGCGAGGAGCTGGAGCGGCTGTGGGCGCTGCCCCCGGAGGCCAAGGACGCCGAGGCGCTGGCTCGGGCCCGGGCGCTGGTGGAGGAGCACGGGGGCCGCGCCGCGTGCGAGCGGCTGGTGGAGCGCGCCTCGCGGGCCGGGCGGCGGGCGCTGCAGGCGCTGCCGGACCGAGGCGGCGTGAGAGAGCTGCTGGACACCCTCATCACCCGGCTGGCGCGTCGCGCCGCCTGA
- a CDS encoding phytoene desaturase family protein: MEQGRPKAVVVGAGVGGLAAAARLARQGFDVQLFEKTDGPGGRCNQLRVEGFTWDIGPTIVLMPEVFEETFAALGRRVEDYLTLQRCEPNYRIHFRDGSAITFTSELCTMGRELERFEPGCFQRYLAFLAQGREQYRTSLDHLVGRNYAGISDYFSPKVLAKIFKVRAHRRMYADVGRFFQDERLRAAMTFQTMYLGVSPFASPAVYGLLPFTELGVGIWFPKGGLYSIPLALERVAREEGVRLHYGAPVERILTEGARATGVRLADGRTVLADVVLCNADLPYAYQKLLDGAPTSLPRKEKLRYTSSGYMLYLGLRKKYPGLHHHNVVFGRDYKGSFEDIFERFRVPEDPSFYVNVPTRTDASLAPEGQDAVYILVPVPHQHPGLDWKVEGPKVRAKVFQRLAELGYPELERDILVERVFTPDDWAASYNLMHGSAFGLAQNFMQIGPFRPSNQDARVKNLFFVGASTQPGTGLPTVLISARLVVERMLEWAKATGLERTPGARTAPESVEVAA, translated from the coding sequence ATGGAGCAGGGCAGGCCGAAGGCAGTGGTGGTGGGAGCCGGCGTCGGTGGGCTGGCGGCCGCGGCACGCCTCGCGCGCCAGGGCTTCGACGTCCAGCTCTTCGAGAAGACGGACGGGCCGGGCGGGCGGTGCAACCAGCTCCGGGTGGAGGGCTTCACGTGGGACATCGGCCCCACCATCGTGCTCATGCCCGAGGTGTTCGAGGAGACCTTCGCCGCGCTGGGCCGCCGGGTTGAGGACTACCTGACGCTCCAGCGGTGCGAGCCGAACTACCGCATCCACTTCCGGGACGGCTCGGCCATCACCTTCACCTCCGAGCTGTGCACCATGGGCAGGGAGCTGGAGCGCTTCGAGCCCGGCTGCTTCCAGCGCTACCTGGCCTTCCTGGCGCAGGGCCGCGAGCAGTACCGCACGAGCCTGGACCACCTGGTGGGGCGCAACTACGCGGGCATCTCGGACTACTTCTCGCCCAAGGTGCTGGCGAAGATCTTCAAGGTCCGCGCCCACCGCCGCATGTACGCGGACGTTGGCCGCTTCTTCCAGGACGAGCGGCTGCGCGCGGCGATGACGTTCCAGACGATGTACCTGGGCGTGTCGCCGTTCGCCTCGCCGGCGGTGTATGGGCTGCTGCCCTTCACCGAGCTGGGCGTGGGCATCTGGTTCCCCAAGGGCGGCCTGTACTCCATCCCCCTGGCGCTGGAGCGGGTGGCGCGCGAGGAGGGAGTGCGGCTGCACTACGGCGCCCCGGTGGAGCGCATCCTCACCGAGGGGGCGCGGGCCACGGGCGTGCGGCTGGCGGACGGGCGGACGGTGCTCGCGGACGTGGTGCTGTGCAACGCGGACCTGCCGTACGCGTACCAGAAGCTGCTCGACGGGGCGCCCACCTCGCTGCCGCGCAAGGAGAAGCTCCGCTACACCTCGAGCGGCTACATGCTGTACCTGGGGCTGCGCAAGAAGTACCCGGGGCTGCACCACCACAACGTGGTGTTCGGGCGGGACTACAAGGGCTCGTTCGAGGACATCTTCGAGCGCTTCCGCGTGCCGGAGGACCCCAGCTTCTACGTCAACGTGCCCACGCGCACGGACGCGAGCCTGGCGCCCGAGGGCCAGGACGCCGTCTACATCCTGGTGCCGGTGCCGCACCAGCACCCGGGGCTGGACTGGAAGGTGGAGGGCCCGAAGGTGCGGGCCAAGGTGTTCCAGCGGCTGGCGGAGCTGGGCTACCCGGAGCTGGAGCGGGACATCCTCGTGGAGCGCGTCTTCACGCCGGATGACTGGGCGGCCTCGTACAATCTGATGCACGGCAGCGCCTTCGGGCTGGCGCAGAACTTCATGCAGATCGGCCCCTTCCGGCCGTCCAACCAGGACGCGCGGGTGAAGAACCTCTTCTTCGTGGGGGCCTCCACGCAGCCGGGCACGGGGCTGCCCACGGTGCTCATCTCCGCGCGGCTGGTGGTGGAGCGGATGCTCGAGTGGGCGAAGGCCACGGGCCTGGAACGGACACCCGGAGCTCGCACCGCGCCGGAGAGTGTCGAGGTGGCGGCATGA